One Candidatus Niyogibacteria bacterium genomic region harbors:
- a CDS encoding iron-sulfur cluster assembly accessory protein: MIKLTESAIKEIKRLKEEKNLQNHVLRIGVQGGGCSGLSYTLGFDTEIKDKDKVFEIEGIKVVVDQKSLLYIDGTTLTYEQSMMGGGFRFENPNASRTCGCGESFSPKN; encoded by the coding sequence ATGATTAAACTGACTGAATCCGCGATAAAAGAAATCAAAAGATTAAAAGAAGAAAAAAATCTGCAAAATCATGTTCTTAGAATAGGTGTACAGGGAGGAGGCTGTTCCGGTCTTTCCTATACTTTGGGCTTTGACACGGAAATTAAAGACAAAGACAAAGTTTTTGAAATTGAAGGAATCAAGGTGGTTGTTGACCAAAAAAGCTTGCTTTATATAGATGGAACAACCCTGACATACGAACAGTCCATGATGGGCGGCGGTTTCCGGTTTGAAAACCCCAACGCCAGCCGCACTTGCGGCTGCGGCGAATCATTCTCTCCAAAAAATTAA
- a CDS encoding site-specific DNA-methyltransferase, with protein MEPLIFRNGRDVSIQGIVLDVIRDGGFMSPVEIYPDAKLLNRERKVKNREAKERARGGTKFQKEAFAVAQANGIEKFTDKIICGDSGEVLRKIPTGSIDIIITSPPYNFGLEYKDDKKNDAIHWDEYFKKIDTIWKECARVLKPGGRLCLNVQPLFSDYIPTHHLMSKQLLNHGLIWKGEILWEKNNYNCKYTAWGSWKSPSMPYLKYTWEFVEVFSKDTHKKTGDSSKADITGDEFKKWVYAKWSIAPERNMKEYDHPAMFPKELATRLMKLFSYQDDIVLDPFNGAGTTTLCAAETGRKYIGIDISPKYCKISEKRIKEIPAKLF; from the coding sequence ATGGAGCCGCTTATTTTTAGAAATGGGCGAGATGTTTCAATTCAAGGAATTGTGCTTGATGTTATTCGTGATGGGGGTTTTATGTCTCCAGTAGAAATTTATCCAGACGCAAAACTTCTTAATCGAGAAAGAAAAGTCAAAAATAGAGAAGCGAAAGAAAGGGCGCGGGGTGGTACAAAATTTCAAAAAGAAGCTTTTGCGGTTGCGCAAGCAAACGGCATTGAGAAGTTTACAGACAAAATTATATGTGGCGACAGCGGAGAAGTTTTGCGTAAAATCCCAACTGGTTCGATTGATATCATCATTACATCCCCACCGTATAATTTTGGCCTAGAATATAAAGACGATAAGAAAAATGATGCGATTCATTGGGACGAGTATTTTAAGAAGATAGATACAATTTGGAAAGAGTGTGCGCGCGTTCTAAAACCCGGAGGACGGCTCTGCCTTAACGTGCAGCCGTTGTTTTCAGATTACATTCCGACACATCATTTGATGTCAAAACAACTACTTAATCATGGGCTGATCTGGAAGGGAGAAATTTTGTGGGAGAAAAATAACTATAACTGCAAGTATACAGCATGGGGCAGTTGGAAAAGCCCCAGTATGCCATATCTAAAATACACGTGGGAATTTGTTGAAGTTTTCTCGAAAGATACACACAAAAAGACTGGCGACTCATCAAAAGCCGATATAACTGGTGATGAATTCAAAAAATGGGTTTATGCAAAATGGTCCATCGCTCCCGAACGAAACATGAAAGAATACGATCATCCTGCAATGTTTCCAAAAGAGTTAGCAACGCGACTAATGAAACTTTTTAGCTATCAAGACGATATTGTGCTTGATCCGTTCAACGGCGCGGGGACAACCACGCTTTGCGCCGCAGAAACAGGCAGAAAATATATCGGAATAGATATCTCACCAAAATACTGCAAAATCTCCGAGAAACGAATAAAGGAAATCCCCGCGAAGTTATTTTAG
- a CDS encoding restriction endonuclease: protein MFNRFIKFYNRTIRKMWRIRAGGTLRSLKGTLVETMAEEMVLLAWKNIGGKPLRIKINKTKYPISDGRGNVYKLSQDKQVYIDDEFVLSVECKAYAEVAMYKRILVDAFLLKKHFPKLKFCLFQLESMLGGDYSVAVDHPSGSPSVKVLEYHFPNLDIEIITMLDGERNIKGEIHKKQFYKPLRPERLDRAIKYFERALKERL, encoded by the coding sequence ATGTTCAACAGATTTATAAAATTCTACAATAGAACAATACGAAAAATGTGGCGCATTCGTGCCGGCGGCACTTTACGTTCGCTGAAGGGCACGCTCGTTGAGACGATGGCCGAGGAGATGGTTTTACTCGCATGGAAAAATATCGGCGGCAAACCTTTGCGCATCAAAATCAACAAAACAAAATATCCTATCAGTGATGGAAGGGGAAATGTTTATAAACTGTCCCAAGATAAACAGGTCTATATTGATGATGAATTTGTGCTTTCAGTTGAGTGTAAGGCGTATGCAGAGGTCGCGATGTATAAACGCATATTAGTTGATGCCTTTTTGCTAAAAAAGCATTTTCCAAAACTTAAATTCTGCCTTTTCCAATTAGAAAGTATGCTTGGTGGCGATTACTCCGTTGCCGTTGATCATCCGAGCGGAAGCCCATCGGTCAAAGTTCTTGAGTATCATTTTCCAAATCTCGACATTGAGATCATCACTATGCTGGACGGAGAGCGAAACATCAAAGGGGAAATACACAAAAAGCAGTTTTATAAACCACTGCGTCCCGAAAGATTAGACCGCGCAATCAAATATTTTGAGCGCGCATTAAAAGAGCGTCTCTAA
- a CDS encoding ribonuclease H-like domain-containing protein: MAKDIIIFDLETKKEFAEVGGREHPELLGVSVLGAYSYAADKYFIFEEKELSEFESMLGNAGLLIGFNIRGFDLPVLQPYVKTDLKKITALDMMDGVINAAGFRVSLDNLAKTTLGLAKSADGLEALEWFRQGRIQEVKDYCLKDVEVTKKLYEHGKEFGYVKFISRYSPEPETLKVDWSMAPAKDNPQLSLI, encoded by the coding sequence ATGGCGAAGGATATAATAATTTTTGATTTGGAGACAAAAAAAGAGTTCGCCGAAGTCGGGGGCAGAGAGCACCCCGAACTTTTGGGCGTGTCGGTTCTCGGGGCTTATTCTTACGCGGCTGACAAGTATTTTATTTTTGAAGAAAAAGAACTTTCGGAATTTGAGAGTATGCTCGGGAATGCCGGATTACTTATCGGATTCAATATCCGCGGATTTGACCTGCCTGTCTTGCAGCCATACGTAAAAACAGACCTGAAAAAAATTACGGCACTTGATATGATGGACGGCGTGATTAATGCCGCCGGTTTTCGCGTGAGCTTGGATAATCTGGCCAAGACCACGCTTGGTTTGGCCAAAAGCGCCGACGGTCTTGAAGCGCTGGAATGGTTCAGGCAGGGACGGATTCAGGAAGTTAAGGATTATTGTTTAAAGGATGTCGAAGTTACAAAAAAACTTTACGAGCACGGAAAAGAGTTTGGCTATGTTAAATTTATTTCGCGCTATTCTCCGGAGCCGGAAACTTTAAAAGTGGATTGGTCTATGGCTCCCGCCAAAGATAATCCGCAGCTTTCGCTTATCTGA
- a CDS encoding DoxX family protein — MLNLFPGFLDYGFFAPLLLRLIVGLIFVAHGYPKLFGGFSQTVGFFESVGIKPAKFWVFVVGVVEFFGGIALIVGFATQLAALLIAIDMLVAIWKVKAKQGFVGGYEFDLMLLVAALSLVLTGAGAYAIDLPL, encoded by the coding sequence ATGCTGAATTTATTTCCGGGATTTCTTGATTATGGTTTTTTCGCGCCCCTCCTGTTGCGCTTAATTGTTGGTTTGATTTTCGTCGCTCACGGATATCCGAAACTTTTCGGCGGGTTCAGTCAGACCGTCGGCTTTTTCGAATCCGTCGGAATTAAGCCCGCTAAATTCTGGGTTTTTGTGGTGGGGGTCGTTGAATTTTTCGGCGGGATCGCGCTGATCGTCGGTTTTGCAACCCAGCTTGCGGCTCTGCTTATCGCGATTGATATGCTGGTTGCCATTTGGAAAGTGAAAGCGAAACAGGGTTTTGTCGGCGGCTATGAGTTTGATTTGATGCTTTTGGTCGCGGCCCTTTCTTTGGTTTTGACCGGCGCGGGCGCTTACGCCATAGATTTACCTCTTTAA
- a CDS encoding alpha/beta fold hydrolase, translated as MPERINLRTADDVNIAGDHYRGEAGSPGVLMLHMMPADKKSWAGFAKKLNEAGFGALAIDLRGHGESEGGPDGYRDFSDADHQKSIEDVRAAVGFMTAEKHSKIFLAGASIGANLVLQYLAESDRVSAAVLLSAGLNYKGIETLPLAKKIRPEQGAFFIAAKDDVRSGGAADEMSQNIYDTANCRKKIKIYDVGGHGTDLFSAHSELMDDIINWLKGFIN; from the coding sequence ATGCCGGAAAGAATAAATTTAAGAACAGCCGATGACGTAAATATCGCGGGTGACCACTATCGGGGCGAAGCGGGAAGCCCGGGCGTTTTGATGCTACACATGATGCCGGCGGATAAAAAGAGCTGGGCGGGGTTTGCCAAAAAACTAAACGAGGCCGGGTTCGGCGCGCTGGCCATTGATTTAAGAGGGCACGGAGAATCGGAAGGAGGCCCGGACGGCTATCGCGATTTTTCTGATGCCGATCATCAAAAAAGCATTGAGGATGTCCGCGCGGCCGTTGGTTTTATGACCGCCGAAAAGCATTCCAAAATTTTCTTAGCCGGCGCCTCTATCGGCGCGAATCTGGTTTTGCAGTATTTAGCGGAATCGGATAGGGTTTCGGCGGCCGTATTGCTTTCGGCCGGCCTTAATTATAAAGGGATAGAAACATTGCCGTTGGCAAAAAAAATCAGACCGGAGCAAGGCGCGTTTTTTATCGCAGCCAAGGACGATGTTCGTTCCGGCGGAGCGGCAGATGAAATGTCCCAAAATATTTATGACACAGCAAATTGCCGCAAAAAGATTAAAATTTATGATGTCGGCGGACACGGCACGGATTTATTCAGCGCACACTCCGAACTTATGGATGATATAATAAACTGGCTTAAGGGATTTATAAATTAA
- a CDS encoding SIMPL domain-containing protein (The SIMPL domain is named for its presence in mouse protein SIMPL (signalling molecule that associates with mouse pelle-like kinase). Bacterial member BP26, from Brucella, was shown to assemble into a channel-like structure, while YggE from E. coli has been associated with resistance to oxidative stress.) — MSNGKKPFWSGDLLAHCEAGCYTLIVFTVVLTFWIGAKFFAEVKDITRPSLSAPTVSISAEGSVFVRPDIGLVSFSVESEEASVADAQKNSARVINDAVGFLKNSGVEDKDLKTTSYTINSVYDYPKGRRVFLGYQVRQTMELKIRDLNKTGSFLSGLAKVGVNEVGSLVFKLDDPDKAKEEARDKAVAEAKKKARTLADSLGVRLGKIVSFNEFSSSPIPIFAVEAFGKGGDISGAVVPSTPTGENEITSSVNITFEIK, encoded by the coding sequence ATGTCTAACGGGAAAAAACCTTTTTGGTCCGGTGACCTATTGGCTCATTGCGAGGCCGGTTGTTACACTTTAATAGTTTTTACAGTTGTTTTGACTTTTTGGATCGGCGCTAAATTTTTCGCCGAAGTCAAAGACATCACGCGCCCCTCGCTTTCCGCCCCGACCGTTTCAATAAGCGCGGAGGGGAGCGTTTTTGTTCGGCCGGATATCGGACTGGTTTCTTTTTCCGTTGAATCCGAAGAAGCAAGCGTGGCTGACGCCCAAAAGAATTCCGCGCGCGTTATCAATGATGCCGTGGGGTTTCTCAAGAATTCCGGAGTTGAAGATAAAGATTTAAAAACAACTTCGTACACAATCAATTCTGTTTATGATTATCCTAAGGGCCGCCGCGTTTTCCTGGGTTATCAGGTGCGCCAAACTATGGAGCTAAAAATCAGGGATCTTAATAAAACGGGGTCGTTTTTGAGCGGTCTTGCGAAAGTTGGAGTTAATGAAGTTGGTTCGCTGGTTTTTAAGCTTGACGATCCGGATAAAGCAAAAGAAGAAGCTCGTGATAAGGCCGTAGCTGAAGCGAAGAAAAAAGCGCGGACTTTGGCAGATTCGCTCGGTGTTCGCTTGGGCAAAATAGTTTCGTTTAACGAATTTTCTTCCTCTCCCATACCGATTTTTGCCGTAGAAGCATTTGGTAAAGGTGGAGACATTTCGGGCGCGGTGGTTCCGTCCACTCCGACCGGAGAGAATGAGATAACAAGTTCGGTTAATATAACTTTTGAGATAAAATAG